A window of the Glaciimonas sp. CA11.2 genome harbors these coding sequences:
- a CDS encoding pilin, translating into MKFAHYKRQVQKGFTLIELMIVVAIIGILAAIAIPAYQDYTFRARFADVIAITNPYKTAVGLCIQTTGSATACTTGSNGIPASQETANVASVNVAGGTITVVPTITTNADSTLILLPAIGPAAITWSNAGSGCLTARSPAPVLCELIAPIVQPKP; encoded by the coding sequence ATGAAATTTGCGCATTATAAACGGCAAGTACAGAAGGGTTTTACACTCATCGAGTTGATGATTGTGGTGGCAATTATTGGTATTTTGGCGGCTATTGCTATACCAGCGTATCAGGACTACACCTTTAGAGCGCGATTTGCCGATGTTATTGCAATAACCAATCCTTACAAGACCGCGGTTGGATTGTGTATCCAAACTACTGGAAGTGCAACCGCGTGTACAACAGGTTCAAATGGTATTCCGGCCTCGCAGGAAACTGCTAACGTCGCATCTGTAAATGTTGCAGGGGGAACAATTACTGTAGTGCCGACAATTACTACAAATGCAGATTCCACATTGATCCTTTTACCGGCGATTGGCCCTGCCGCAATTACCTGGTCTAACGCCGGTAGCGGATGTCTGACAGCGCGATCGCCAGCTCCAGTTCTATGTGAGTTAATCGCACCTATCGTTCAGCCAAAACCTTAA
- a CDS encoding branched-chain amino acid ABC transporter substrate-binding protein, translating into MQAYVRRDPLSAMIAVVIIPVLALVITADSASAQGQAFAPTQLVKIGHVGPLTGPVAHMGKDNENGARMAIEELNAKGVTLAGKKVTFVLLAEDDGSDPKMATSAAQKLVDAKVQAVIGHLQSGTSIPASKIYYDAGIPQISPSATSRKYTQQGFNTTFRVVANDGQLGGMLGRYAAKTLTAKNIAVIDDRTAYGQGLADEFIKSARAAGVTIVTRQYISDRATDFNAILTTIKGKKPDLIFFGGIDASAGLMLRQMQMLGINAKLMGGDAICTNQLPLLAGNSLRDDQVVCAEAGGVEKSGQKKLDAFKAAYKKRYNSEIKQYAPYTYDAVMTIADAMQKANSADPKKYLSQLAKIVHKGVTGEIGFDANGDIKNGALTVYTFRGGQRTVLTVT; encoded by the coding sequence ATGCAAGCTTATGTCAGACGTGATCCATTGTCGGCGATGATCGCTGTTGTAATAATTCCAGTCCTGGCGTTGGTCATCACCGCAGATAGCGCATCAGCCCAAGGGCAAGCGTTTGCGCCGACACAGCTGGTAAAAATCGGCCACGTCGGCCCACTGACTGGACCAGTTGCTCACATGGGCAAAGACAATGAAAATGGTGCGCGCATGGCCATCGAAGAGTTGAACGCCAAAGGCGTCACCCTCGCCGGTAAAAAAGTGACATTCGTTCTGTTGGCAGAAGATGACGGCAGCGATCCGAAAATGGCAACCAGCGCTGCCCAAAAACTAGTCGATGCAAAAGTCCAGGCCGTGATCGGCCATCTTCAGTCCGGGACGTCAATCCCTGCATCAAAAATATATTACGACGCGGGTATTCCCCAAATATCGCCCTCCGCGACTAGCCGCAAATATACGCAGCAAGGTTTTAATACGACATTCCGCGTAGTCGCCAACGATGGTCAGCTTGGCGGCATGTTGGGACGCTATGCCGCAAAAACGCTCACCGCAAAAAACATTGCGGTCATCGATGATCGCACCGCTTATGGACAAGGATTAGCTGATGAATTTATCAAAAGCGCCAGAGCCGCCGGTGTCACCATCGTGACGCGACAATATATCAGCGACAGAGCGACTGACTTCAATGCGATCCTGACTACTATCAAAGGAAAAAAGCCGGACTTAATTTTCTTCGGCGGCATTGATGCCAGCGCCGGATTGATGTTGCGTCAGATGCAAATGCTCGGAATAAACGCAAAGTTGATGGGTGGCGACGCGATCTGTACCAATCAGTTGCCGCTATTAGCTGGCAACAGCTTGCGTGATGATCAGGTGGTGTGCGCAGAAGCGGGTGGCGTAGAAAAATCGGGGCAGAAAAAACTGGATGCGTTCAAAGCAGCCTACAAGAAACGCTATAACAGCGAGATCAAACAATACGCGCCTTATACCTACGACGCAGTCATGACCATTGCAGACGCCATGCAAAAAGCAAACTCAGCAGATCCAAAAAAATACCTGTCACAACTTGCGAAGATTGTTCACAAAGGCGTGACAGGCGAAATCGGTTTTGACGCGAATGGCGATATTAAAAATGGTGCGTTGACCGTCTATACTTTTAGAGGTGGACAACGCACCGTTTTGACGGTTACTTAG
- a CDS encoding branched-chain amino acid ABC transporter substrate-binding protein, whose amino-acid sequence MQIKTKMLPLVGAIAFALAGSVFAQEQVVTIGHVGPLTGPNAHIGKDNENGAKMAIDELNAKGTMIGGKKVKFVLDGEDDASDPKLATTVAQKLVDSHVNGVIGHMNSGTTIPASKIYFDAGIPQISPSATNPKYTQQGFNTAFRVVANDGQLGGTLGRYAVDKLKAKNIAVIDDRTAYGQGVAEEFSKGAKKDGATIVSTQFTNDKATDFNAILTSIKAKKPDLIFFGGMDAVGGPMLRQMKQLGIDAKFMGGDGLCTTELAKLAGEGLRDDQVVCAEAGGVPDAGKKALEDFKVAYQKKFNQEVVIYAPYVYDALMTMVEAMQQAKSADPKKYLPFLAKISHKGVTGNIAFDKKGDIKDGSLTLYTYKGGVRTLLAVTK is encoded by the coding sequence ATGCAGATCAAGACCAAAATGCTTCCTTTAGTTGGCGCCATTGCGTTCGCACTTGCTGGTTCAGTATTCGCACAAGAACAAGTCGTCACAATCGGTCACGTTGGCCCACTCACCGGCCCTAACGCCCACATTGGTAAAGACAATGAAAATGGCGCGAAAATGGCGATCGATGAGCTGAACGCCAAAGGCACCATGATCGGCGGCAAAAAAGTAAAATTCGTTTTGGATGGTGAAGATGATGCGTCCGATCCTAAACTTGCGACAACTGTTGCACAGAAATTAGTCGATTCGCACGTTAATGGCGTTATCGGTCACATGAACTCTGGCACTACTATCCCTGCATCGAAGATTTATTTTGATGCTGGTATTCCACAGATTTCACCATCTGCCACTAACCCAAAATACACTCAACAAGGCTTTAACACTGCTTTCCGTGTTGTCGCTAACGATGGTCAATTGGGCGGTACTTTAGGTCGTTACGCTGTCGACAAACTGAAAGCCAAAAACATCGCGGTCATTGATGACCGTACTGCGTATGGCCAAGGTGTTGCAGAAGAGTTCTCGAAAGGTGCTAAAAAAGACGGCGCTACTATCGTATCAACCCAGTTCACCAACGATAAAGCAACTGACTTCAACGCGATTCTGACATCGATCAAAGCCAAAAAGCCTGACCTGATTTTCTTCGGTGGTATGGATGCAGTCGGTGGCCCGATGTTGCGTCAGATGAAGCAACTTGGTATCGACGCTAAATTCATGGGCGGTGATGGCCTGTGCACGACAGAGTTGGCCAAACTGGCTGGCGAAGGCCTGCGGGATGATCAGGTAGTCTGCGCCGAAGCTGGTGGTGTACCAGACGCTGGCAAAAAAGCACTGGAAGACTTCAAAGTCGCTTACCAAAAGAAATTCAACCAGGAAGTCGTGATCTACGCACCGTACGTCTACGATGCATTGATGACCATGGTTGAAGCGATGCAGCAAGCCAAGTCTGCCGATCCTAAAAAATATTTGCCTTTCCTGGCTAAGATCAGTCACAAAGGTGTGACCGGCAATATCGCTTTTGATAAAAAAGGCGATATCAAAGACGGTTCTTTGACTTTGTACACATACAAAGGCGGCGTACGTACGTTGCTGGCTGTGACTAAATAA
- a CDS encoding Lrp/AsnC family transcriptional regulator produces the protein MTKQHVLDKVDRKLLNLLQRDNQIPTRTLAEKAHISQPTCLRRIRDLREAGVINADVALVDPFALGYGMLAFLEISLTNQSDEHMQEFELRMNKEVEVMQCYFVSGDYDYFLVAHVIDMDAYYQFVRRVISGSGNVRHFQSRFPMKRAKFVTRIAFDEKAATIQVRAPK, from the coding sequence ATGACCAAACAACACGTCCTCGATAAGGTAGATCGCAAGTTACTCAACTTGTTGCAGCGCGACAATCAAATTCCTACTCGTACCCTCGCCGAGAAGGCCCATATTTCACAACCAACCTGTCTGCGCCGCATCCGCGATTTGCGTGAGGCTGGTGTGATTAACGCTGATGTGGCGTTGGTCGATCCGTTTGCGCTCGGGTACGGCATGCTCGCATTTCTCGAAATTTCTCTTACCAATCAATCAGATGAACATATGCAGGAATTCGAACTGCGTATGAACAAAGAGGTTGAGGTAATGCAGTGTTATTTTGTTTCTGGCGACTATGATTATTTTTTGGTAGCCCATGTTATAGACATGGATGCTTATTATCAATTCGTCAGACGGGTTATTTCAGGTTCTGGCAATGTTCGTCACTTTCAATCTCGTTTTCCTATGAAGCGTGCAAAATTTGTCACTCGGATTGCCTTTGATGAGAAGGCCGCGACAATTCAGGTTCGCGCGCCAAAATAG
- a CDS encoding D-amino acid dehydrogenase, translating into MKVIVLGAGIIGTSSAWFLNKEGNDVTVIDRQAGAAQETSFANGCQISVSHAEPWANPQAPLKVLKWLGKEDAPLLYRFRPEWLQWKWALNFLRECTPSRTAANIRQIVAICEYSRQTLLSVRAETGIEYDHLVRGILHFYTEQKEFDDSLAAAKLMRDLGCPRNSISADEVVRIEPSLSRIRDKIVGGDFTDNDESGDVYKFTTGLADKAQEAGVKFQFNTTVTRLISEGHGANAKITGVEIINAEGKHQVLHADAFVVAMGSFSEQLLKPLGINLMIYPGKGYSATYKITNPAAAPSVSLTDDGYKLVISRLGDRLRVAGTCELNGYTRELNTTRCEAITRRTRELFPDACDYDNPTYWTGLRPLTPSNVPYIGKSKISNLFLNTGHGTLGWTMGCGSGRAIAEIMSGRQPEIDFAFTGMPRRAPQKALQPREVPV; encoded by the coding sequence ATGAAAGTGATTGTATTGGGCGCCGGCATCATTGGTACTTCGTCAGCATGGTTCCTAAACAAAGAAGGCAATGACGTCACTGTCATTGACCGTCAGGCAGGCGCAGCACAAGAAACCAGTTTTGCGAACGGTTGCCAAATTTCAGTCTCGCATGCCGAGCCATGGGCAAATCCGCAAGCGCCGCTGAAGGTGCTGAAATGGTTGGGCAAGGAAGATGCACCGTTGCTGTATCGCTTTCGTCCTGAATGGCTGCAATGGAAATGGGCGTTGAATTTTTTACGCGAATGCACACCATCACGCACCGCCGCCAACATTCGCCAAATCGTCGCTATCTGCGAATACAGTCGTCAAACGCTGCTGTCGGTCCGTGCTGAAACAGGTATCGAATACGATCATTTGGTACGCGGCATTCTGCATTTCTACACAGAACAAAAAGAATTCGACGACTCACTGGCAGCGGCCAAATTGATGCGCGATCTGGGTTGCCCACGCAACTCCATCAGCGCCGACGAGGTCGTCAGGATAGAGCCGTCGTTATCCCGCATACGCGATAAAATTGTGGGTGGCGACTTCACCGACAATGATGAATCCGGTGACGTCTATAAGTTCACTACCGGACTCGCTGACAAAGCACAAGAAGCTGGCGTCAAATTTCAATTCAACACCACAGTTACGCGTTTGATCAGCGAAGGCCACGGCGCTAACGCAAAAATTACCGGCGTCGAAATCATTAACGCAGAAGGAAAACATCAAGTTTTGCACGCTGACGCATTTGTGGTCGCAATGGGCAGTTTCTCCGAGCAATTGCTGAAACCGCTTGGTATTAATTTGATGATTTATCCGGGCAAGGGCTATTCCGCCACCTATAAGATCACCAATCCTGCCGCCGCGCCTAGCGTGTCATTGACCGATGACGGTTACAAGCTAGTAATATCGCGCTTGGGCGATCGCTTGCGCGTCGCAGGAACGTGCGAACTAAACGGCTACACGCGTGAACTTAATACCACCCGTTGCGAAGCCATTACACGTCGTACCCGTGAATTATTTCCAGACGCCTGCGACTACGACAATCCAACGTACTGGACCGGATTGCGACCATTAACGCCGTCTAACGTGCCGTATATTGGCAAGAGCAAAATCAGCAATCTCTTCCTCAACACCGGTCACGGCACACTCGGCTGGACCATGGGCTGCGGGTCAGGTCGCGCAATTGCAGAAATCATGTCCGGTCGCCAGCCTGAAATTGATTTTGCATTTACCGGCATGCCGCGTCGCGCTCCACAAAAGGCACTGCAACCGCGTGAAGTTCCGGTCTGA
- a CDS encoding DNA polymerase III subunit chi → MTQIDFHTNIPDKFLYTCRLVRKARMAQCQIVILTSNAEDLATMDRTLWTFSEHDFVPHVVANDPLAQQTPVILTDDETIVLPHHQVLINLSGNTPSHFARFERMFEIVTLNETDKNNSRERYRFYQQRGYQLSHSIAANA, encoded by the coding sequence ATGACGCAAATCGATTTTCACACTAATATTCCCGACAAATTTCTCTATACGTGTCGACTCGTCCGCAAAGCGCGGATGGCGCAATGTCAAATTGTAATATTAACAAGTAACGCCGAAGACCTCGCTACTATGGATCGGACGCTGTGGACCTTTTCCGAGCACGATTTTGTACCGCATGTTGTCGCCAATGATCCGCTTGCCCAACAAACGCCAGTCATTTTGACCGACGATGAAACCATCGTGCTGCCGCATCATCAGGTACTGATTAATTTATCCGGCAATACACCTTCTCATTTTGCGCGGTTTGAACGCATGTTTGAAATCGTCACTCTCAACGAGACCGACAAGAATAATAGTCGCGAGCGCTATCGCTTTTATCAGCAACGTGGCTACCAACTTAGCCACTCTATCGCCGCAAACGCGTAG
- a CDS encoding glutaredoxin family protein has protein sequence MKLVASLFSTAGLAVCLLATSVAQAQLYKSIGADGRVTYSDIPPNSGKIVDSKSLSKNSESDIDNSDLPYELAQAKKNSPVTLYTSSKCIPCDDGRKLLRNRGIPFREKTISTNNDIARLKEVAGESQLPFMVIGRNKESGFEATSWNAALSAAGYPQNNRLPKTYQNGQATAAAPTVNTSTASPAIDDSTDNSKQGTPRPATGNTPPGFRF, from the coding sequence ATGAAACTGGTGGCATCATTATTTTCAACCGCAGGCCTCGCAGTTTGCCTGTTAGCGACATCTGTTGCGCAAGCCCAACTCTACAAATCCATCGGCGCAGACGGTCGCGTTACTTACAGCGATATTCCCCCTAATTCAGGCAAAATCGTTGATTCAAAATCGCTCTCCAAAAACAGCGAAAGCGACATTGATAATAGCGACCTACCGTATGAATTGGCGCAAGCTAAAAAAAATAGTCCGGTCACTTTATATACTTCCAGCAAATGCATTCCATGCGACGATGGACGAAAATTACTACGTAATCGGGGTATTCCGTTCCGCGAAAAAACGATTAGTACCAACAATGACATTGCGCGCTTAAAGGAAGTTGCCGGAGAGAGTCAATTGCCATTCATGGTGATCGGACGCAATAAAGAAAGTGGCTTTGAAGCGACTTCCTGGAATGCGGCACTTAGCGCTGCCGGTTACCCGCAAAACAATCGTTTGCCAAAAACATATCAAAATGGACAAGCGACTGCCGCCGCGCCAACGGTAAACACGAGTACGGCGAGTCCCGCGATAGACGATTCAACTGACAATAGCAAACAAGGTACGCCGCGTCCCGCGACAGGCAATACGCCGCCTGGATTCAGATTTTAA
- a CDS encoding M3 family metallopeptidase, with protein MTSTSAIVSDTTTATPQNNPLLDFSGLAHFDTIKAEHVTPAIAYLLEQASIVVTQLEAPQASVKWETFVTPLENATENLGRAWGIVGHLNAVMDSPELRAAYNENQPKLIEFSTSLSQNLALFDKYKALETSADFSTLSAARQKIIKNAVRDFRLGGAELPDAEKARFADIQEKHGALTTRFSENVLDATNDYALFVLDEAELAGLPDDVKQAALAAAQKDSKEGYKFTLHFPSYFPILQYADSRVLRERIYRANATKASELSGKPEWDNTQNIVSILKLRNEEAALLGLKNYAELSLVTKMAQTPEEVIAFLEDLGQRARPFAEKDLAELREFAKTELGITPLEAWDSTYASEKLREQRYAFSEQEVKQYFPETKVVQGLFALVQKLFSVEISLDKAPVWHPDVKFFKIEKEGKILGQFYLDLYARTGKRGGAWMDDARARRKLNDGEGIQTPIAYLTCNFSAPAVVDGITKPALFTHDEVITLFHEFGHGLHHMLTQVDEISVSGISGVEWDAVELPSQFMENFCWEWDVLQDMTAEATNGQPLPRALFDKMTAAKNFQSGLQTLRQVEFSLLDMHLHDKYDPSGTQTVQELINQVREQIAVLSPPAFNRFQHAFSHIFAGGYAAGYYSYKWAEVLSADAYSAFEEIANGGNVISAETGSKFQREILAVGGSRPALESFKAFRGREPNIDALLRHSGMAA; from the coding sequence ATGACATCCACGTCCGCAATAGTAAGCGACACAACGACAGCGACACCACAAAACAATCCGCTTCTGGATTTTTCTGGTCTGGCACATTTTGATACCATCAAGGCGGAACACGTAACGCCTGCCATCGCCTATTTGCTCGAACAGGCCAGTATTGTCGTCACGCAACTGGAAGCGCCGCAAGCGTCGGTTAAATGGGAAACCTTTGTCACGCCGCTAGAAAACGCCACCGAAAATCTGGGGCGCGCGTGGGGCATTGTTGGGCATTTGAATGCGGTCATGGACAGTCCCGAACTGCGTGCGGCGTATAACGAAAATCAGCCGAAACTGATAGAATTTTCGACCTCGTTGTCACAGAATCTGGCGTTATTCGACAAATACAAAGCGCTGGAAACCAGCGCCGACTTTTCGACCTTATCGGCGGCACGTCAAAAAATCATTAAAAATGCGGTGCGCGATTTCCGTCTTGGTGGTGCTGAATTGCCAGACGCAGAGAAAGCACGTTTTGCTGACATTCAAGAAAAACACGGTGCATTAACCACCCGGTTTTCAGAAAACGTACTCGACGCCACCAATGATTACGCGCTGTTTGTATTGGATGAAGCCGAACTGGCTGGTTTGCCGGACGATGTCAAGCAAGCGGCCCTTGCGGCGGCCCAAAAGGATAGCAAGGAAGGCTATAAATTTACGCTCCACTTTCCGTCTTATTTCCCGATATTGCAATATGCTGATAGCCGCGTCCTGCGTGAAAGAATCTATCGCGCAAATGCTACCAAAGCGTCCGAGCTCAGCGGCAAACCGGAATGGGATAACACCCAAAATATCGTCAGTATTCTAAAGCTCCGCAACGAAGAAGCCGCACTATTAGGTTTGAAGAATTATGCCGAATTGTCGCTGGTGACAAAAATGGCACAAACCCCTGAAGAGGTGATCGCCTTCCTGGAAGATCTCGGCCAGCGTGCGCGTCCGTTCGCAGAAAAAGACCTAGCTGAATTGCGTGAATTTGCAAAAACCGAGTTAGGTATTACGCCGCTGGAAGCTTGGGACAGCACCTACGCATCGGAAAAATTGCGTGAGCAACGCTATGCCTTTTCAGAGCAGGAAGTAAAACAATATTTCCCTGAAACAAAAGTCGTGCAAGGTTTATTTGCACTGGTACAAAAATTATTCTCGGTCGAAATCAGTCTGGATAAAGCACCGGTCTGGCATCCTGATGTAAAGTTTTTCAAGATCGAAAAAGAAGGCAAGATACTCGGACAGTTCTATCTTGATCTCTATGCGCGCACTGGCAAACGTGGCGGCGCATGGATGGACGACGCACGTGCGCGTCGCAAATTGAACGACGGGGAAGGCATTCAGACGCCGATTGCCTATTTGACGTGCAATTTCTCCGCACCTGCGGTGGTCGATGGGATCACCAAGCCAGCGCTGTTTACGCATGATGAAGTCATCACCTTATTCCACGAATTTGGTCACGGTTTGCACCACATGCTGACGCAAGTGGATGAAATTAGCGTCTCCGGTATCTCCGGCGTGGAATGGGACGCGGTTGAATTACCCTCTCAATTTATGGAAAATTTCTGCTGGGAATGGGACGTTCTGCAAGACATGACCGCCGAAGCTACGAATGGTCAGCCATTGCCGCGCGCGCTGTTTGACAAAATGACCGCCGCCAAAAATTTCCAGTCAGGGCTACAAACCTTGCGTCAAGTTGAGTTCTCGCTGCTGGATATGCATCTGCACGACAAATACGATCCGTCTGGCACTCAAACGGTGCAAGAACTGATCAACCAAGTTCGCGAGCAGATTGCCGTTCTCAGTCCGCCAGCGTTTAATCGTTTTCAACACGCGTTCTCGCATATTTTTGCTGGCGGTTACGCGGCCGGATATTACAGCTACAAGTGGGCTGAAGTATTATCCGCAGACGCTTATAGCGCGTTCGAAGAAATCGCTAACGGTGGTAATGTGATATCAGCAGAAACTGGCAGTAAATTTCAACGTGAGATTTTGGCGGTAGGTGGCTCTCGCCCTGCTTTGGAATCATTCAAAGCCTTCCGTGGCCGTGAACCAAATATTGATGCTTTATTACGGCATAGCGGAATGGCAGCGTAA
- the folD gene encoding bifunctional methylenetetrahydrofolate dehydrogenase/methenyltetrahydrofolate cyclohydrolase FolD gives MPAQLIDGTLLSKQLRAEVATRAAALTALGKQPGLAVILVGESQASQVYVRNKVKACEDNGLYSVLEKYDADLSEADLLARIDALNHDPKINGILVQLPLPAHIDANKVIEAIAAEKDVDGFHVSNAGLLMTGKPLFRPCTPYGVMKMLESIDYPVRGAHAVIVGASNIVGKPQSMLLLQAGATVTICNSKTRDLGHHTRQADILVVATGKRNIVTADMVKPGAVVIDVGMNRDDNGKLCGDVDFANVREVAGYITPVPGGVGPMTITMLLVNTIEAAERN, from the coding sequence ATGCCAGCTCAACTCATTGACGGAACCCTCCTTTCAAAACAATTACGCGCCGAGGTTGCCACTCGCGCCGCCGCGCTGACGGCGCTTGGCAAACAACCAGGACTAGCAGTCATTCTGGTTGGTGAGAGTCAGGCTTCACAAGTATACGTCCGCAATAAGGTCAAAGCCTGTGAAGACAACGGTCTTTATTCGGTATTAGAAAAATATGACGCCGATCTGAGCGAAGCTGACTTACTGGCACGGATCGACGCTCTAAACCACGATCCAAAAATCAACGGTATCCTGGTTCAGTTGCCTTTACCTGCGCATATTGACGCTAATAAAGTGATTGAAGCCATCGCCGCAGAAAAAGACGTCGACGGTTTTCACGTCAGCAATGCTGGATTATTGATGACAGGAAAGCCATTATTCCGCCCGTGCACGCCCTACGGTGTCATGAAAATGCTGGAATCGATCGATTATCCGGTGCGTGGTGCGCATGCGGTCATCGTAGGCGCGTCAAATATTGTCGGTAAACCACAATCCATGCTGCTCTTGCAAGCGGGTGCGACCGTCACCATCTGCAACTCAAAGACCCGCGATCTTGGTCACCATACGCGTCAGGCTGATATTCTTGTCGTTGCTACCGGCAAACGCAATATCGTCACCGCCGACATGGTCAAACCGGGTGCTGTCGTGATCGACGTCGGCATGAATCGTGATGACAATGGCAAATTGTGCGGCGATGTCGACTTTGCCAATGTCAGAGAAGTTGCGGGTTATATCACCCCGGTGCCAGGCGGCGTCGGGCCGATGACCATCACCATGTTGCTGGTCAATACGATTGAAGCCGCAGAAAGAAACTAA
- the gshA gene encoding glutamate--cysteine ligase, producing the protein MTNYYTRRLALLGQEQHRALLGKGLRGIERETLRVNPDGKLALTPHPRALGSALTQPQITTDYSESLLEFITPPESDVAVVMTELEAIHRFAYSQLGDEMLWSDSMPCELPDEEQIPIAWYGTSHIGMLKHVYRRGLALRYGKRMQCIAGIHYNYSLADEIWAVLQLEAGQPTCTTKSFQSDGYIALIRNFRRYSWLLMYLFGASPALSKNFLAGQEHKLETLDEDTLYLPYATSLRMSDLGYQSKAQENLTPHYNNLDSYIKSLSQAVSQSYPPYAAIGTHRDGEWIQINTNILQIENEYYSTIRPKRVINSGERPIQALSARGVQYIEVRCMDIDPFEPTGISLETGRFLDAFLLFCALDDSPCTSDEESVENVENFSKVVKEGRRPGLALQHNGASVTLQAWGLALLEKISAAATLLDAQRDDHQHSDALEKQRRKLHDPELTPSAQVLAALTEHNETFAEFALRQSNVHAAQFRAYPPSAEEHAYFAAMAVKSLEEQDQIERTQTGDFDTFVAAYRASTLGNMSV; encoded by the coding sequence TTGACAAATTATTACACCCGCCGTCTGGCTTTACTCGGACAAGAACAGCATCGCGCTTTGCTTGGCAAAGGGTTGCGCGGGATAGAACGTGAAACATTGCGTGTCAATCCAGACGGAAAGTTGGCGCTGACGCCACATCCGCGCGCCTTGGGTTCAGCCTTAACGCAGCCCCAGATTACGACCGATTATTCGGAATCGTTATTGGAGTTCATCACGCCACCGGAGAGCGATGTTGCGGTCGTGATGACCGAGCTAGAGGCTATTCATCGCTTTGCGTATTCGCAATTAGGCGATGAAATGCTATGGAGTGATTCCATGCCATGCGAGTTGCCCGATGAGGAGCAGATTCCTATCGCCTGGTATGGTACGTCGCATATTGGCATGCTAAAGCACGTGTATCGACGCGGCCTTGCGCTGCGGTATGGCAAGCGCATGCAGTGCATTGCAGGGATTCATTACAACTACTCGTTAGCGGATGAAATCTGGGCGGTGTTGCAACTTGAAGCCGGGCAGCCAACCTGCACGACAAAATCATTTCAGTCCGATGGTTATATTGCGTTGATACGCAATTTCCGGCGGTATAGCTGGCTATTAATGTATTTGTTTGGGGCCTCGCCAGCGCTGTCCAAGAATTTTTTGGCCGGTCAGGAACACAAGCTTGAAACGCTTGATGAAGATACGTTGTATCTGCCGTACGCAACCAGCTTGCGTATGAGCGATCTGGGTTACCAAAGCAAGGCGCAGGAGAACTTAACGCCGCATTACAACAATCTTGATAGCTATATTAAAAGTCTGTCGCAGGCAGTCAGTCAATCGTATCCCCCTTATGCCGCCATTGGCACGCATCGTGATGGTGAATGGATACAGATTAATACCAACATACTGCAGATCGAAAACGAGTATTACTCCACAATTCGCCCTAAGCGTGTAATTAACAGCGGCGAGCGGCCAATTCAGGCTTTATCGGCACGCGGGGTTCAGTACATCGAAGTGCGTTGTATGGACATCGATCCGTTTGAGCCAACTGGAATCAGCCTTGAAACAGGTCGTTTTCTAGATGCTTTCCTACTTTTTTGTGCGCTCGATGATAGCCCGTGCACGAGTGACGAAGAAAGTGTTGAAAACGTCGAGAATTTCTCTAAAGTGGTGAAAGAAGGACGTCGGCCGGGTTTGGCGTTACAACACAATGGCGCTTCCGTAACGTTGCAAGCATGGGGTTTGGCGTTGCTGGAAAAAATTTCAGCGGCCGCAACCTTATTGGATGCGCAGCGTGACGATCACCAACACAGTGATGCTCTGGAAAAGCAGCGTCGCAAATTGCACGATCCTGAACTGACTCCTTCTGCGCAGGTGTTGGCGGCACTGACGGAGCATAACGAAACCTTTGCTGAATTTGCGTTGCGTCAGAGCAATGTCCATGCCGCCCAATTTCGCGCTTATCCGCCAAGTGCAGAAGAGCACGCTTATTTTGCGGCCATGGCAGTAAAATCATTGGAAGAGCAAGATCAGATAGAGCGCACTCAAACCGGCGATTTCGATACCTTTGTGGCGGCGTATCGCGCTAGTACACTTGGCAATATGAGTGTCTAA